GAGCTCTTCTTCTCCTACACCCAGTACGTGCTCCTGGGGATCCAGCGAGTAGCGGATTTCAACTATGTCCGGGTGGTGCAATCGGCAGTCCTCATGGCGTTTATCGCCCTTGCCCTCTTGGGCATGAAGGCCGGGGTGACCGGAGCCATCCTGGCCGGGTTGTTTGCCTACCTGGTTGCTGCCATCCTAGTCTTTCGTCTGGCCGTAAAAGCGGCTGGAGGCGTCGATCTCAAGCCAAACCCCTCCTACATAAGACAGGCGACTGCGTACGGTGTGCAGGCGCATCTGTCCAACATTCTCGGCTTCCTCAACTACCGGGTGGACATGTTCATGGTCAACTGGTTCCTCGGACCGGCGGCTGTGGGCCTTTACACCGTAGGAGTGGGGATGGTGGAAAAACTTTGGATGACCTCGCAGGCAGCCAGCACTGTCCTCTTCCCCCGGGTGGCAGCAGAGACTAACGAAGAGAGGCGAAAGGGTCTTACGCCTTTGGTGGCCCGCACCGTGCTCTGGACAACCGCTCTCGGAGCCTTACTATTGGCAATCCTCAGCCGTTGGATTGTACTTCTGCTTTATTCCGAGGCTTTTTTGCCAGCTGTGGGTGCACTCCAGGCATTATTAGTGGGTATTGTGGCGCTCAGCGCAGCACGCGTGCTGGCCAACGACATCTCCGGACGGGGCTTCCCAGGGTTGAACATCTACACCGGAATAGCCGCTGTGACCGCCAATGTGGCCTTGAATTTGCTATGGATTCCCCGTTATGGAATTGCTGGTGCAGCCTGGGCCTCGACGGTTTCCTATATGGTTTTGTTTCTCAGCACCATTTTCTTCTACTGTCGTCTTTCCGGCAACCAGTGGACGGTGGTACTCTTTCCCCAGCGTGAGGACTGGGAATTATACTGGAAGATGGGCAAGGCTTTTTATAATTGGGCGTTGGCCAAAGTGAGAGTGGTATTATAATAAGTTCGAGTAGGTAAACAAATCTTGGCATTCATCCGTCAAAACGCATGGGTGATTTAAATAATGGCGAAGCCGGGGGCACGGTAATGGTAACAGTCTCCGTCATCCTCTTCCCAATCACGCGCATGTGGTGGGCCGGGCGATACGCAGCGTGCTTGAGCAGGCATACGAGGACTTCGAGTTCACCGTGGTTGACGACGGCTCCAGGGACAGGACCGAGGAGGTGGTCAGGAGTTTCGACGACCCGCGCATCTGCCACATCTGCCACGAGCAGAACCGCTGCCGGCAGAATGACCGATAGCTTCTGCATGTGTAAAGGATCAAGTCAAGGCTGTTATGGTTTACCAGGATGGGATCTGAGTACAAGCGAGGCAATAAAGAGCAACGCTCTTATGTGCGTAGCAACTTGCAGAGCATGCAATGTGGTCGCTGAAAGCATTCATTTGTCGAAACGAACGCATAGCATGACCCCTGCTCCTTCGGGCAAGTCATCAAATGGATAAGAGCGAAGAGCAAATACGGTGGAGAGAGGTATTTAAGTTATGAAAATCTTGATTGTTAGTGCTTATTTCCCACCCCAGAATTCAATAGCATCTCTCCGGCCATATTCGTGGGCTAAGTATTTTTCACAAGCGGGACATGATGTGACAGTATTAACTACAGAAAAAAAAGAAGAACCAAATAGCTTAAAACTGGATTGCACATCTTTTAAAGTTATAGAGGTACCACTGAAAATACCATTTATGAA
The sequence above is drawn from the Methanothrix sp. genome and encodes:
- a CDS encoding glycosyltransferase family A protein codes for the protein MVGRAIRSVLEQAYEDFEFTVVDDGSRDRTEEVVRSFDDPRICHICHEQNRCRQNDR
- a CDS encoding flippase, with translation MGLSSGQFVKETTATFVTGVINLALGLGTSVILARALGPEGQGIYALATLLAALIVIFGDLGISPATVYFVAQAEFRRQEILGNNVLLSLGTGGLGVVAGLVVVLFFRESLFPNVAAPLLLLALPLVPVELFFSYTQYVLLGIQRVADFNYVRVVQSAVLMAFIALALLGMKAGVTGAILAGLFAYLVAAILVFRLAVKAAGGVDLKPNPSYIRQATAYGVQAHLSNILGFLNYRVDMFMVNWFLGPAAVGLYTVGVGMVEKLWMTSQAASTVLFPRVAAETNEERRKGLTPLVARTVLWTTALGALLLAILSRWIVLLLYSEAFLPAVGALQALLVGIVALSAARVLANDISGRGFPGLNIYTGIAAVTANVALNLLWIPRYGIAGAAWASTVSYMVLFLSTIFFYCRLSGNQWTVVLFPQREDWELYWKMGKAFYNWALAKVRVVL